The following coding sequences are from one Halictus rubicundus isolate RS-2024b chromosome 11, iyHalRubi1_principal, whole genome shotgun sequence window:
- the LOC143359382 gene encoding uncharacterized protein LOC143359382 isoform X1: MLLKDFFIVVSLIYVTECAAQVYRSHSSESAAVIKPAVVNNDFITETVYGFLDFTTTIGNTVMVFSPQSAPPTDSEKGKKSSISIIQTKPSETLEKAALDIQPSKTHKSNAEQETKKQTKGTKIVVNSVIDQNAINSSEDNRLRSPKSQSTVSQELNTKIKSTTASAVVSSQVHAKPKDDVPGVKNNLAEPEYDFLSKQPAEIVDETYKLINLRPSSKAHAKPRPTGRREKENPTGLVTKLGGTIVKDGLTTVHETSVIGTYINGKYAQVLQSSSRILQGTPPIPEGKIRPSSTQRILKTIGPQQGKLKPQLEPTPTNHQEESSLPLEVLFSAPAGSTVRSTRKNAAPNSARPKFRNKINEDYDSGEVQQAKPPKNRSSTTSRPGYKNRTPSTTTTESPVPRRRTGFRPSNQPILPSKQIPKPKVEQQPTSPNTAPKLKLPRTQGRWSYKTTPKPRVIIRKQIDDDEVRSTQETSTTEGPLNLDDKTTAASVSTSTTTTSSTSGLQVAQRKIQEMVSDEELDPSESEDVASVSVQDQHPEQALPVETINVEISTAADINDAYFEIATIKSPYTFQVGTLRNTRYITVTSTQKKSFSTPDPTSTIAPTEPLTENLLANTAAAYETTLPLDSAVATLPAISLESGQATPPLETLTETFSTTQTLLKTHLLPVIHGNSTTKLSLVQTYNIARVVTATKTLPPMDIYQFIPSKALNEFNSKLDEAGSELHLELDVGDDDRDDDDIPKRIIAPNGDIDSDLEPFKSISSSKVKPEVSSSSIEPQLTPDQLALLKYFGQQPQQPQQVITTSRPVVVLETLYESRVIPVVNNGNTLYSTLSRPVGTVPRTSYEYGTSTIAPVLPPQLPPQLPPQLPLFPQQPQFTITSAPLVTQTLATVSDSKVLKLTFGAKTAYTTLFSSRVVPTEVTTYVTTTVPVQPTVPAFPGYYHPPPVAYPPFPFVG, from the exons ATGCTTCTGAAAGATTTCTTCATCGTCGTATCCTTGATATACG TTACAGAATGCGCGGCCCAAGTTTACAGGAGCCACTCGAGCGAGTCAGCGGCAGTCATCAAACCGGCGGTTGTAAACAATGATTTTATTACAGAGACGGTCTACGGTTTCTTGGATTTCACTACCACCATTGGCAACACCGTTATGGTGTTCAGTCCGCAAAGCGCGCCTCCTACAG ACAGCGAAAAGGGAAAGAAGAGTAGCATTTCGATTATTCAGACGAAACCGAGCGAAACGTTGGAAAAAGCAGCTCTTGATATCCAACCGAGCAAAACGCACAAGAGCAACGCCGAGCAGGAAACGAAGAAGCAAACCAAAGGCACGAAAATCGTCGTGAATTCCGTAATCGACCAAAACGCCATTAATTCCTCGGAGGATAATAGATTGCGGTCCCCGAAAAGCCAG TCGACTGTTTCGCAGGAGCTGAACACGAAGATCAAGTCAACGACCGCCAGCGCAGTCGTGTCCTCGCAGGTACACGCGAAACCGAAGGACGACGTACCCGGTGTGAAAAATAATCTCGCGGAACCCGAGTACGACTTCCTGTCGAAACAACCGGCGGAAATCGTCGACGAGACTTACAAG TTGATTAATTTGAGGCCCTCTTCGAAGGCTCACGCGAAGCCCAGGCCCACGGGTCGACGGGAAAAGGAGAATCCCACGGGGTTGGTCACTAAGCTCGGCGGCACGATCGTCAAAGATGGTCTTACAACCGTCCACGAGACCAGCGTGATCGGCACGTACATAAACGGGAAGTATGCTCAGGTGCTTCAAAGTTCCTCGAGGATCCTTCAAGGTACGCCACCGATCCCCGAAGGCAAGATTCGACCGTCCAGCACGCAACGGATCTTGAAGACCATAGGGCCGCAGCAAGGGAAGCTGAAGCCGCAATTGGAACCGACGCCGACGAACCACCAGGAGGAGTCGTCGTTGCCTTTGGAAGTTTTGTTCAGCGCTCCTGCTG GTTCCACGGTCCGAAGCACAAGGAAAAACGCAGCTCCTaattccgcgcggccgaagttCCGCAACAAGATCAACGAAGACTATGACAGCGGCGAAGTACAGCAAGCGAAACCACCGAAAAACAGAAGCAGCACCACGTCAAGGCCAGGCTACAA GAACCGGACTCCATCTACGACGACGACCGAGTCGCCGGTACCACGAAGACGCACCGGCTTCCGGCCCAGCAACCAGCCCATCTTGCCGTCGAAGCAGATCCCTAAGCCGAAGGTCGAACAGCAACCAACCAGTCCTAACACTGCGCCGAAGTTGAAGCTGCCGAGAACGCAAGGTCGCTGGTCGTACAAGACGACTCCCAAGCCTAGAGTAATCATCCGGAAGCAGATCGACGATGATGAAGTACGCTCCACACAGGAAACCAGCACCACAGAGGGTCCTTTGAACCTCGATGACAAAACTACTGCGGCGTCTGTGtcaacgtcgacgacgacgacgtcgtcaACATCAGGACTGCAGGTAGCTCAGAGGAAGATCCAAGAGATGGTCAGCGACGAGGAACTGGATCCTAGTGAGAGCGAGGACGTAGCCAGTGTCAGTGTCCAGGACCAGCATCCGGAGCAGGCGCTCCCTGTTGAGACGATCAATGTTGAGATCTCCACGGCCGCTGATATCAACGATGCGTACTTTGAGATCGCCACTATTAAATCGCCATACACATTCCAG GTTGGAACCCTGAGGAACACACGCTACATAACTGTCACGTCGACTCAGAAGAAATCATTCTCAACGCCAGACCCCACCTCAACGATAGCACCCACCGAACCCCTTACTGAAAACCTATTAGCCAACACAGCGGCAGCTTATGAGACAACGTTACCCCTTGACTCAGCAGTAGCAACCCTGCCAGCCATATCTCTAGAGTCAGGTCAAGCTACTCCTCCCTTAGAAACCCTGACAGAAACATTCTCCACCACCCAGACTCTCTTAAAGACGCATCTACTGCCGGTAATACATGGCAACAGCACGACCAAGCTAAGCTTGGTGCAAACTTATAATATCGCCCGAGTGGTTACTGCCACAAAGACGCTGCCACCAATGGACATCTATCAGTTCATCCCTAGCAAAGCTTTGAACGAGTTCAACTCGAAGTTAGATGAGGCGGGCAGTGAACTGCACTTGGAGTTGGACGTTGGAGACGACGATAGAGATGACGACGACATCCCGAAGAGGATTATAGCGCCTAACGGCGACATAGACTCCGACCTGGAGCCATTCAAGTCCATATCCTCCTCCAAGGTGAAGCCAGAGGTCTCCAGCAGCTCCATAGAGCCACAGCTGACCCCTGACCAACTGGCTTTGCTGAAATACTTTGGGCAACAGCCGCAACAACCACAGCAGGTGATCACCACTTCGCGACCAGTCGTCGTTTTGGAGACCCTCTATGAGTCCCGCGTGATCCCAGTGGTGAATAATGGAAATACTCTGTATTCGACACTGTCAAGGCCAGTGGGTACCGTACCAAGAACGTCTTACGAGTATGGAACATCTACTATTGCACCTGTTCTACCTCCACAACTGCCTCCACAGCTGCCCCCGCAACTGCCTCTGTTCCCACAACAGCCACAGTTCACTATCACCAGTGCTCCCCTGGTTACTCAGACCCTGGCCACTGTTTCCGACTCCAAAGTGTTGAAGCTGACCTTTGGAGCCAAAACTGCATACACTACCCTGTTCTCCAGTCGTGTGGTGCCCACCGAGGTGACCACTTACGTCACCACTACTGTCCCAGTGCAGCCCACTGTCCCTGCTTTCCCTGGTTACTATCATCCACCACCAGTTGCCTATCCACCTTTCCCTTTTGTAGGGTAA
- the LOC143359382 gene encoding uncharacterized protein LOC143359382 isoform X2 yields MLLKDFFIVVSLIYVTECAAQVYRSHSSESAAVIKPAVVNNDFITETVYGFLDFTTTIGNTVMVFSPQSAPPTDSEKGKKSSISIIQTKPSETLEKAALDIQPSKTHKSNAEQETKKQTKGTKIVVNSVIDQNAINSSEDNRLRSPKSQELNTKIKSTTASAVVSSQVHAKPKDDVPGVKNNLAEPEYDFLSKQPAEIVDETYKLINLRPSSKAHAKPRPTGRREKENPTGLVTKLGGTIVKDGLTTVHETSVIGTYINGKYAQVLQSSSRILQGTPPIPEGKIRPSSTQRILKTIGPQQGKLKPQLEPTPTNHQEESSLPLEVLFSAPAGSTVRSTRKNAAPNSARPKFRNKINEDYDSGEVQQAKPPKNRSSTTSRPGYKNRTPSTTTTESPVPRRRTGFRPSNQPILPSKQIPKPKVEQQPTSPNTAPKLKLPRTQGRWSYKTTPKPRVIIRKQIDDDEVRSTQETSTTEGPLNLDDKTTAASVSTSTTTTSSTSGLQVAQRKIQEMVSDEELDPSESEDVASVSVQDQHPEQALPVETINVEISTAADINDAYFEIATIKSPYTFQVGTLRNTRYITVTSTQKKSFSTPDPTSTIAPTEPLTENLLANTAAAYETTLPLDSAVATLPAISLESGQATPPLETLTETFSTTQTLLKTHLLPVIHGNSTTKLSLVQTYNIARVVTATKTLPPMDIYQFIPSKALNEFNSKLDEAGSELHLELDVGDDDRDDDDIPKRIIAPNGDIDSDLEPFKSISSSKVKPEVSSSSIEPQLTPDQLALLKYFGQQPQQPQQVITTSRPVVVLETLYESRVIPVVNNGNTLYSTLSRPVGTVPRTSYEYGTSTIAPVLPPQLPPQLPPQLPLFPQQPQFTITSAPLVTQTLATVSDSKVLKLTFGAKTAYTTLFSSRVVPTEVTTYVTTTVPVQPTVPAFPGYYHPPPVAYPPFPFVG; encoded by the exons ATGCTTCTGAAAGATTTCTTCATCGTCGTATCCTTGATATACG TTACAGAATGCGCGGCCCAAGTTTACAGGAGCCACTCGAGCGAGTCAGCGGCAGTCATCAAACCGGCGGTTGTAAACAATGATTTTATTACAGAGACGGTCTACGGTTTCTTGGATTTCACTACCACCATTGGCAACACCGTTATGGTGTTCAGTCCGCAAAGCGCGCCTCCTACAG ACAGCGAAAAGGGAAAGAAGAGTAGCATTTCGATTATTCAGACGAAACCGAGCGAAACGTTGGAAAAAGCAGCTCTTGATATCCAACCGAGCAAAACGCACAAGAGCAACGCCGAGCAGGAAACGAAGAAGCAAACCAAAGGCACGAAAATCGTCGTGAATTCCGTAATCGACCAAAACGCCATTAATTCCTCGGAGGATAATAGATTGCGGTCCCCGAAAAGCCAG GAGCTGAACACGAAGATCAAGTCAACGACCGCCAGCGCAGTCGTGTCCTCGCAGGTACACGCGAAACCGAAGGACGACGTACCCGGTGTGAAAAATAATCTCGCGGAACCCGAGTACGACTTCCTGTCGAAACAACCGGCGGAAATCGTCGACGAGACTTACAAG TTGATTAATTTGAGGCCCTCTTCGAAGGCTCACGCGAAGCCCAGGCCCACGGGTCGACGGGAAAAGGAGAATCCCACGGGGTTGGTCACTAAGCTCGGCGGCACGATCGTCAAAGATGGTCTTACAACCGTCCACGAGACCAGCGTGATCGGCACGTACATAAACGGGAAGTATGCTCAGGTGCTTCAAAGTTCCTCGAGGATCCTTCAAGGTACGCCACCGATCCCCGAAGGCAAGATTCGACCGTCCAGCACGCAACGGATCTTGAAGACCATAGGGCCGCAGCAAGGGAAGCTGAAGCCGCAATTGGAACCGACGCCGACGAACCACCAGGAGGAGTCGTCGTTGCCTTTGGAAGTTTTGTTCAGCGCTCCTGCTG GTTCCACGGTCCGAAGCACAAGGAAAAACGCAGCTCCTaattccgcgcggccgaagttCCGCAACAAGATCAACGAAGACTATGACAGCGGCGAAGTACAGCAAGCGAAACCACCGAAAAACAGAAGCAGCACCACGTCAAGGCCAGGCTACAA GAACCGGACTCCATCTACGACGACGACCGAGTCGCCGGTACCACGAAGACGCACCGGCTTCCGGCCCAGCAACCAGCCCATCTTGCCGTCGAAGCAGATCCCTAAGCCGAAGGTCGAACAGCAACCAACCAGTCCTAACACTGCGCCGAAGTTGAAGCTGCCGAGAACGCAAGGTCGCTGGTCGTACAAGACGACTCCCAAGCCTAGAGTAATCATCCGGAAGCAGATCGACGATGATGAAGTACGCTCCACACAGGAAACCAGCACCACAGAGGGTCCTTTGAACCTCGATGACAAAACTACTGCGGCGTCTGTGtcaacgtcgacgacgacgacgtcgtcaACATCAGGACTGCAGGTAGCTCAGAGGAAGATCCAAGAGATGGTCAGCGACGAGGAACTGGATCCTAGTGAGAGCGAGGACGTAGCCAGTGTCAGTGTCCAGGACCAGCATCCGGAGCAGGCGCTCCCTGTTGAGACGATCAATGTTGAGATCTCCACGGCCGCTGATATCAACGATGCGTACTTTGAGATCGCCACTATTAAATCGCCATACACATTCCAG GTTGGAACCCTGAGGAACACACGCTACATAACTGTCACGTCGACTCAGAAGAAATCATTCTCAACGCCAGACCCCACCTCAACGATAGCACCCACCGAACCCCTTACTGAAAACCTATTAGCCAACACAGCGGCAGCTTATGAGACAACGTTACCCCTTGACTCAGCAGTAGCAACCCTGCCAGCCATATCTCTAGAGTCAGGTCAAGCTACTCCTCCCTTAGAAACCCTGACAGAAACATTCTCCACCACCCAGACTCTCTTAAAGACGCATCTACTGCCGGTAATACATGGCAACAGCACGACCAAGCTAAGCTTGGTGCAAACTTATAATATCGCCCGAGTGGTTACTGCCACAAAGACGCTGCCACCAATGGACATCTATCAGTTCATCCCTAGCAAAGCTTTGAACGAGTTCAACTCGAAGTTAGATGAGGCGGGCAGTGAACTGCACTTGGAGTTGGACGTTGGAGACGACGATAGAGATGACGACGACATCCCGAAGAGGATTATAGCGCCTAACGGCGACATAGACTCCGACCTGGAGCCATTCAAGTCCATATCCTCCTCCAAGGTGAAGCCAGAGGTCTCCAGCAGCTCCATAGAGCCACAGCTGACCCCTGACCAACTGGCTTTGCTGAAATACTTTGGGCAACAGCCGCAACAACCACAGCAGGTGATCACCACTTCGCGACCAGTCGTCGTTTTGGAGACCCTCTATGAGTCCCGCGTGATCCCAGTGGTGAATAATGGAAATACTCTGTATTCGACACTGTCAAGGCCAGTGGGTACCGTACCAAGAACGTCTTACGAGTATGGAACATCTACTATTGCACCTGTTCTACCTCCACAACTGCCTCCACAGCTGCCCCCGCAACTGCCTCTGTTCCCACAACAGCCACAGTTCACTATCACCAGTGCTCCCCTGGTTACTCAGACCCTGGCCACTGTTTCCGACTCCAAAGTGTTGAAGCTGACCTTTGGAGCCAAAACTGCATACACTACCCTGTTCTCCAGTCGTGTGGTGCCCACCGAGGTGACCACTTACGTCACCACTACTGTCCCAGTGCAGCCCACTGTCCCTGCTTTCCCTGGTTACTATCATCCACCACCAGTTGCCTATCCACCTTTCCCTTTTGTAGGGTAA